A section of the Gloeobacter violaceus PCC 7421 genome encodes:
- a CDS encoding DUF433 domain-containing protein: MTSEEMAYLLSALTPAQKAQAVQTLTLGLTSTGLGVEQTPEVMGGDACIGRTRIPVWLLESFRRQGVSDAELLTNYPSLTAADLVNAWAYAEAYPDQIERALREHEAA; encoded by the coding sequence ATGACCTCCGAGGAGATGGCTTATTTGCTCTCTGCCCTTACCCCGGCGCAGAAAGCCCAAGCCGTTCAAACGCTCACCCTCGGTTTGACAAGTACCGGTCTGGGTGTTGAGCAAACTCCCGAGGTGATGGGAGGAGACGCCTGTATTGGGCGCACACGTATCCCTGTGTGGCTGCTCGAGAGCTTTCGTCGTCAGGGGGTGAGCGACGCTGAGCTGCTCACGAATTACCCGTCCCTTACCGCGGCCGATCTTGTCAACGCCTGGGCCTATGCCGAGGCCTATCCCGATCAAATCGAGCGCGCCTTGCGCGAACACGAAGCTGCCTGA
- the ctaD gene encoding cytochrome c oxidase subunit I: MVETTQQRVEQRQPEPLGDWRRYFSFCVDHKVIGIQYLVTTFFFYLLGGALAMVIRAELMTPGAELDRSLYNGVFTIHATIMIFLWIIPTLAGFGNFLVPLMIGARDMAFPRLNALSFWMIPPGGLLLLSSFFVQSGAAGAGWTSYPPLSTQQVQVGDLLVTNFGQVIWIASVVFLGTSSILAALNFIVTIVAMRTEGMELFRMPLFCWATLTASCITLLGTPVLAGAVILLAFDLLLGTVFFNPTGGGDPVVYQHMFWFYSHPAVYIMVLPAMGIISEVLPVFSRKPIFGYKAIAISSMGIAVLGFLVWAHHMFTSGTPDWLRMFFMVTSFLIAVPTGIKVFSWLGTIWGGKLELSSAMLFAMGFVSMFVVGGLSGIMLASVPVDIHVHDTYFVVAHLHYVLFGGSVFAIYAGLYYWFPKMTGRLLNETWGKIHFALTFIGFNLCFLPMHQLGLQGMPRRVAEYAEQFQSLNVLVSIGGFLLGISTLPFLFNAIYSWLWGPKAPANPWRALTLEWTTASPPPVENFEYLPVVTAGPYEYGTVGSSPEGNTPTAISQPKS, from the coding sequence ATGGTTGAAACCACCCAACAACGTGTCGAGCAACGGCAGCCGGAGCCTCTGGGCGATTGGCGCCGCTACTTCAGCTTCTGTGTCGATCACAAGGTGATCGGCATCCAGTATCTGGTGACGACCTTTTTCTTCTACCTGCTGGGCGGCGCCCTGGCGATGGTCATCCGCGCCGAGCTGATGACCCCTGGGGCCGAACTGGATCGTTCGCTTTACAACGGCGTGTTCACCATCCACGCGACGATCATGATCTTTCTTTGGATCATTCCGACCCTGGCGGGCTTCGGCAACTTCCTGGTGCCTTTGATGATTGGCGCCCGGGACATGGCCTTTCCGCGGCTCAACGCCCTCAGCTTCTGGATGATTCCGCCCGGGGGGCTGCTTTTGCTTTCGAGCTTTTTTGTGCAAAGCGGTGCAGCCGGTGCCGGTTGGACCTCCTATCCGCCCCTCAGCACCCAGCAGGTGCAGGTGGGCGACTTGCTGGTGACCAACTTCGGTCAGGTCATCTGGATTGCAAGCGTCGTCTTTTTGGGCACCTCCTCAATCCTGGCAGCCCTCAACTTCATCGTCACGATCGTGGCGATGCGCACCGAGGGGATGGAGCTGTTTCGGATGCCGCTGTTTTGCTGGGCGACGCTCACCGCCTCGTGCATCACGCTGCTGGGCACACCGGTCCTGGCCGGAGCGGTGATTTTGCTCGCCTTCGACCTGCTCCTTGGAACCGTCTTTTTCAACCCGACCGGCGGCGGCGACCCGGTGGTCTACCAGCACATGTTCTGGTTCTACTCCCACCCGGCGGTCTACATCATGGTCCTGCCGGCGATGGGAATCATCTCCGAGGTGCTGCCGGTCTTCTCGCGCAAACCGATCTTCGGCTACAAGGCGATCGCCATTTCGAGCATGGGCATCGCCGTGCTGGGCTTTCTGGTCTGGGCGCACCACATGTTCACCTCCGGCACCCCCGACTGGCTGCGCATGTTCTTCATGGTCACTTCGTTTTTGATCGCGGTACCCACCGGCATCAAGGTCTTCAGCTGGCTGGGCACGATCTGGGGCGGCAAGCTGGAACTGTCCTCGGCGATGCTCTTTGCCATGGGCTTCGTCTCGATGTTCGTCGTGGGCGGCCTGTCGGGCATCATGCTCGCCTCGGTGCCGGTGGATATCCACGTCCACGACACCTACTTCGTGGTCGCCCACCTGCACTACGTGCTCTTCGGCGGCAGCGTCTTCGCCATCTACGCGGGGCTTTACTACTGGTTTCCGAAGATGACCGGGCGGCTGCTCAACGAGACCTGGGGCAAGATCCACTTCGCCCTCACCTTCATCGGCTTCAACCTGTGCTTCTTGCCGATGCACCAGTTGGGACTGCAGGGAATGCCCCGGCGCGTCGCCGAGTACGCCGAGCAGTTCCAGAGCCTCAACGTGCTGGTGAGTATCGGCGGCTTCCTGCTGGGTATCTCGACGTTGCCCTTTTTGTTCAATGCCATCTACAGCTGGCTGTGGGGACCGAAGGCTCCGGCCAATCCCTGGCGGGCATTGACCCTGGAATGGACCACCGCCTCGCCGCCGCCGGTCGAGAACTTCGAGTACCTGCCGGTGGTCACCGCCGGCCCTTACGAGTACGGCACGGTCGGCTCCAGCCCCGAGGGCAACACCCCGACCGCCATCTCCCAACCCAAGTCCTGA
- a CDS encoding DUF5615 family PIN-like protein codes for MARFFTDEQFPFQATFHLRSLGHDVLTVQEAGMANQKVPDTEVLAFAITTGRILLTLNRRDFIQLHSQHPDHSGMVVCTDDRNWENLATRIDEAVSAVANTEGVLIRVNRPAREK; via the coding sequence GTGGCTCGCTTCTTCACCGATGAACAATTTCCTTTTCAGGCGACATTCCATCTGCGCTCCCTCGGACACGACGTGCTCACAGTTCAAGAAGCAGGGATGGCCAATCAAAAGGTGCCAGATACGGAAGTGCTCGCCTTTGCGATTACAACCGGCCGAATCCTTTTGACCTTGAATCGTCGCGATTTTATCCAGCTGCACAGTCAACACCCGGATCATTCTGGAATGGTCGTGTGCACGGACGACAGAAACTGGGAAAATCTGGCCACTCGAATTGATGAAGCTGTTTCTGCTGTGGCTAATACCGAAGGGGTGTTGATCCGGGTCAATCGACCTGCACGAGAAAAATGA
- a CDS encoding heme o synthase, protein MQETLLSRAERSVPRLSAALNDYYQLTKPRIQVLLLITTAGAMWIAGKGHVEPLLLLVTLLGGTLAASSANAFNCLIDRDIDLLMERTRRRAIPAGRILPWQAALFATALGVASFAVLAAFANLFAALLAISGIGFYVVIYTLWLKRTTTQNIVIGGAAGAIPPLVGWAAVTGDLGWSAWVLFGIIFMWTPPHFWALAMMIREDYRKAGVPMLPVVAGDEATARQIFIYTLVLVPVTLVLYPLGTMGWIYLLAAGALGLWLIEGAFRLLKAPNDRKESRSLFKRSIFYLMLLFVAMGIDSIFLFA, encoded by the coding sequence GTGCAAGAAACGCTTCTTTCCCGCGCCGAGCGCAGCGTACCGCGCCTGAGTGCCGCCCTCAACGACTACTACCAGCTCACCAAGCCGCGCATCCAGGTGCTGCTGCTTATCACGACCGCCGGTGCGATGTGGATCGCAGGCAAAGGCCACGTCGAGCCGCTGTTGCTTCTGGTCACCCTGCTGGGGGGTACCCTGGCCGCGAGTTCCGCCAACGCCTTCAACTGTCTGATCGACCGCGACATCGACCTGCTCATGGAGCGCACCCGCCGCCGGGCCATCCCGGCCGGGCGCATCCTGCCGTGGCAGGCGGCCCTCTTTGCTACAGCCCTGGGGGTGGCCTCCTTCGCCGTGCTGGCAGCCTTTGCCAACCTGTTCGCCGCCTTGCTGGCCATCTCGGGCATCGGCTTCTACGTAGTTATCTATACTCTGTGGCTGAAGCGCACCACCACCCAGAACATCGTCATCGGCGGCGCGGCGGGGGCCATTCCGCCGCTGGTGGGCTGGGCTGCGGTCACCGGCGACCTTGGTTGGTCGGCCTGGGTGCTGTTTGGCATTATCTTTATGTGGACGCCGCCCCACTTCTGGGCCCTCGCCATGATGATCCGCGAGGACTACCGCAAGGCGGGCGTGCCGATGCTGCCGGTGGTGGCGGGGGACGAGGCGACCGCGCGGCAGATCTTTATTTACACCCTGGTCCTGGTACCGGTCACGCTCGTACTCTACCCGCTGGGTACAATGGGCTGGATATACCTGCTTGCGGCCGGTGCTTTGGGCCTCTGGCTGATCGAGGGGGCCTTCAGGCTTTTGAAAGCTCCCAACGACCGCAAGGAATCTCGTTCCCTGTTTAAGCGCTCGATTTTTTATCTGATGTTGCTCTTTGTGGCGATGGGTATCGACAGCATCTTCCTGTTTGCCTGA
- a CDS encoding COX15/CtaA family protein, whose translation MAQFRFKLSLPQRMVIQDSAPQTQLTRTRVWVQRLLYTLIGLTFGLMAVGSLTRVMGAGLSCPDWPLCYGEVLPHLDPFIFLEWFHRQVAQAVGLLTVVLCVLTWRRRRVLPGWLPGLATAALVLVLVQGALGAFTVTEYLRFDIVTAHLGTAMLYFGVLLAGTALLTPNRVFARPPAALGWIAAAAALVCYGQIILGGLVASQWAFHQCLAGSALCEVMNNHLWGVLPATVATLVAAWFSWKPLKPMALVLLGLLALQIGLGVGTFLLQLSVPALTVAHLAVGAALFGSLVVLAALALAAPHRFIDRLHP comes from the coding sequence ATGGCTCAATTTCGATTCAAGCTTTCGCTGCCGCAGCGGATGGTGATCCAAGATTCCGCTCCCCAAACCCAGCTCACCCGCACCCGAGTCTGGGTACAGCGGCTTCTGTACACCCTGATTGGCCTGACGTTTGGCCTGATGGCCGTGGGTAGCCTCACCCGGGTGATGGGGGCAGGATTGTCGTGCCCGGACTGGCCGCTGTGCTACGGCGAGGTACTGCCCCATCTGGACCCATTTATTTTTCTGGAGTGGTTCCACCGCCAGGTGGCCCAGGCGGTGGGGCTGCTGACCGTGGTGCTGTGCGTCCTCACCTGGCGGCGCCGCCGGGTACTGCCCGGCTGGCTGCCGGGTCTGGCCACCGCCGCCCTGGTGTTGGTGCTGGTGCAAGGAGCGCTCGGGGCGTTCACGGTCACCGAGTACCTGCGCTTTGATATCGTGACTGCCCATCTGGGCACGGCGATGCTCTACTTCGGCGTGCTGCTGGCAGGCACGGCCCTACTGACCCCGAACCGGGTCTTCGCCCGACCGCCGGCCGCCCTGGGCTGGATCGCCGCCGCCGCCGCCCTGGTCTGCTACGGCCAGATCATTCTCGGAGGGCTGGTCGCCTCGCAGTGGGCATTCCACCAGTGCCTGGCGGGTTCCGCGCTGTGCGAGGTCATGAACAATCACCTCTGGGGGGTGCTGCCGGCCACCGTCGCCACCCTGGTGGCCGCCTGGTTCAGCTGGAAGCCTCTCAAGCCGATGGCCCTGGTGCTTTTGGGCCTGCTCGCCCTTCAGATTGGCCTGGGAGTCGGCACTTTCCTGTTGCAATTGAGCGTACCGGCCCTCACGGTGGCGCATTTGGCGGTCGGCGCCGCTCTATTCGGCAGCCTGGTCGTCCTCGCTGCGCTCGCCCTGGCCGCGCCCCACCGCTTTATCGACCGCCTGCACCCATAG
- a CDS encoding cytochrome c oxidase subunit 3: MQSPISSNDAAMSQAIGHSDGHGHGHGEHPDLRMLGFTLFLISEGMLFVGLFVAYLTYRAAAPAWPPAGTPELEKILPAIFTVILVASSGVIMLAERALKHGDMGQFRLFWLLTTAMGTVFVAGQAYEWMHLEFGLKDGLFGGTFYVLTGFHGMHVIIGLLLQAVVFFRSFKTNHYTPASHFGVGASSLYWHFVDVVWIFLFALLYII, translated from the coding sequence ATGCAATCACCGATCAGTTCCAACGACGCGGCGATGTCCCAGGCAATCGGCCATAGCGACGGCCACGGCCACGGCCACGGCGAGCACCCCGACCTGCGCATGCTCGGTTTCACCCTGTTTTTGATCTCGGAGGGGATGCTCTTCGTGGGTCTGTTCGTGGCCTACCTCACCTACCGGGCCGCCGCCCCGGCCTGGCCCCCGGCGGGCACCCCCGAATTGGAGAAGATTCTGCCTGCCATCTTCACAGTCATCCTGGTAGCCAGTTCTGGGGTGATCATGCTCGCCGAGCGCGCCCTCAAGCATGGCGACATGGGGCAGTTTCGGCTTTTCTGGCTGCTCACCACGGCGATGGGCACCGTCTTCGTGGCGGGCCAGGCCTACGAATGGATGCACCTCGAATTCGGCCTCAAAGACGGTCTGTTCGGCGGGACATTCTACGTGCTCACCGGCTTCCACGGCATGCACGTGATCATCGGTCTATTGTTGCAGGCGGTGGTCTTCTTCCGTTCGTTCAAGACCAACCACTACACGCCCGCCAGCCACTTCGGCGTCGGCGCCAGTTCGCTGTACTGGCACTTCGTGGATGTGGTCTGGATATTCTTGTTCGCGCTGCTGTACATCATTTAG
- a CDS encoding RuBisCO accumulation factor 1 encodes MSEFSKSEPTATAIDIAAALEQLRRKEGDWVEWGQILQQLHAANQDPQSIFEATGFEPSRQNLFVVGAQVWAGLQSVGTPEEVLSHFRREGSNVLYELRVLGRQERQAAAELALARKLDPDGAREVAKAIKDLAHTGPLPEGFTRHPGDAVACRCWQLARQTTDLRERTQLIAKGLAFAHSETARVQIEKLLIDFTAPKVPPAPRLPFYRLDNSEEMPRILPLASGLPLGEADFKALPWPEEVGPFRAVTGEGGWVAMPGYQIIRSAEAPIAIATTTDQLPGGDTTEPVLVVVDREARAWRDDSYFLVTGEPGQLRLAWFGEAPEVPLFGQVIVVLRPKRILDEEFTKDPWQLDE; translated from the coding sequence ATGAGTGAATTTTCCAAGTCCGAACCGACCGCTACCGCAATCGACATTGCCGCAGCCCTTGAACAACTGCGGCGCAAGGAAGGCGACTGGGTGGAGTGGGGGCAGATCCTCCAGCAACTGCACGCGGCCAACCAAGATCCGCAAAGCATCTTCGAAGCCACCGGCTTCGAGCCGAGCCGCCAGAACCTCTTTGTCGTGGGTGCCCAGGTCTGGGCGGGCCTGCAGAGCGTCGGGACACCCGAGGAAGTGCTTTCCCACTTTCGCCGCGAAGGCAGCAATGTGCTTTACGAGTTGCGGGTGCTGGGCCGCCAGGAGCGCCAGGCGGCGGCGGAACTGGCCCTGGCGCGCAAGCTCGACCCGGATGGAGCGCGGGAGGTGGCCAAGGCGATCAAAGACCTTGCCCACACCGGCCCCTTGCCCGAGGGGTTTACCCGCCACCCCGGCGATGCGGTGGCCTGCCGCTGCTGGCAACTCGCCCGCCAGACCACCGACCTGCGCGAGCGCACGCAACTGATCGCCAAGGGCCTTGCCTTCGCCCACAGCGAAACCGCCCGCGTTCAAATCGAAAAACTACTGATCGACTTTACTGCTCCCAAAGTTCCGCCTGCTCCCCGTTTGCCCTTTTACCGGCTCGACAACAGCGAGGAGATGCCGCGCATCTTGCCGCTGGCGAGTGGGTTGCCCCTGGGGGAAGCCGATTTCAAAGCCCTGCCCTGGCCTGAAGAGGTTGGACCCTTTCGCGCGGTGACGGGCGAAGGCGGCTGGGTAGCTATGCCCGGCTATCAGATTATCCGCAGCGCCGAGGCACCGATCGCGATCGCCACCACCACCGACCAACTGCCCGGGGGCGACACCACGGAGCCGGTGCTGGTGGTGGTCGACCGTGAAGCGCGCGCGTGGCGCGACGACAGCTACTTTTTGGTGACGGGCGAACCGGGCCAGTTACGGTTGGCCTGGTTCGGCGAGGCCCCCGAGGTGCCGCTGTTCGGACAAGTGATCGTCGTGCTCAGACCCAAGCGCATCCTGGATGAAGAATTTACCAAAGATCCGTGGCAGCTGGACGAGTAG
- the rcbX gene encoding RuBisCO chaperone RbcX, translating to MDLKAITKATAKVLVSYLTYQAVRVVLDQLRETDPQRAIWFNQFSTAKTLQDGEAYLRELVAVDPALAMRVMTVREHLAEQVADFLPELVRTGVQQSNMDHRRQYIERTLQLESPAESEAETPND from the coding sequence ATGGATCTCAAGGCGATCACCAAGGCCACGGCAAAAGTGCTGGTAAGCTACCTCACCTACCAGGCCGTCCGGGTGGTTCTCGACCAGTTGCGCGAGACCGACCCCCAGCGGGCCATCTGGTTCAACCAGTTCTCCACAGCCAAGACGCTGCAGGACGGCGAAGCCTACCTGCGCGAACTGGTCGCTGTCGATCCGGCTCTGGCCATGCGGGTGATGACCGTGCGCGAGCACCTCGCCGAGCAGGTGGCCGACTTTCTGCCCGAACTGGTCAGAACCGGCGTGCAGCAGTCGAACATGGATCACCGCCGCCAGTACATCGAGCGCACCTTGCAGCTGGAGTCTCCCGCCGAATCCGAGGCGGAAACACCCAACGATTGA
- a CDS encoding form I ribulose bisphosphate carboxylase large subunit, which yields MSYTKTQAKAGYQAGVKDYRLTYYTPDYTPKDTDVLAAFRVTPQPGVPIEEAGAAVAAESSTGTWTTVWTDGLTELDRYKGRCYDIEPVPGEDNQWICYIAYPLDLFEEGSVTNVLTSLVGNVFGFKALRALRLEDIRFPIALVKTYQGPPHGIVVERDKINKYGRPLLGCTIKPKLGLSAKNYGRAVYECLRGGLDFTKDDENINSQPFMRWRDRFLFVQDAIVKSQAETGEIKGHYLNCTAGTCEEMMERAEFAKELKTPIIMHDYLTGGFTANTTLAKWCRRNGILLHIHRAMHAVIDRQKNHGIHFRVLAKCLRLSGGDHIHTGTVVGKLEGERASTMGFVDLLREEHVERDLSRGIYFTQDWASMPGVMAVASGGIHVWHMPALLDIFGDDAVLQFGGGTLGHPWGNAPGATANRVALEACVKARNEGRDLMREAGDIIREAARWSPELAAACELWKEIKFEYEAVDKL from the coding sequence GTGTCCTATACGAAGACGCAAGCCAAAGCGGGTTATCAAGCAGGGGTCAAGGACTATCGCCTGACCTACTACACCCCGGACTACACGCCCAAGGACACCGATGTCCTGGCGGCGTTCCGCGTCACCCCGCAGCCGGGGGTACCGATCGAGGAAGCGGGCGCCGCCGTGGCCGCCGAATCTTCCACCGGTACCTGGACGACGGTCTGGACCGACGGCCTCACCGAACTGGACCGCTACAAGGGCCGCTGCTACGATATCGAGCCGGTGCCGGGCGAAGATAACCAGTGGATCTGCTATATCGCCTACCCGCTCGACCTGTTCGAAGAAGGTTCGGTCACCAACGTGCTTACCTCGCTGGTGGGCAACGTCTTCGGCTTCAAGGCGCTGCGCGCTTTGCGCCTGGAGGACATCCGCTTTCCCATCGCCCTGGTGAAGACTTACCAGGGGCCGCCCCACGGCATCGTCGTCGAGCGCGACAAAATCAACAAGTACGGCCGTCCGCTCTTGGGCTGCACGATCAAGCCCAAATTGGGCCTTTCTGCCAAGAACTACGGCCGCGCCGTCTACGAGTGCCTGCGCGGCGGTCTGGACTTTACCAAAGACGACGAAAACATCAATTCGCAGCCCTTCATGCGCTGGCGCGACCGCTTCTTGTTCGTGCAGGACGCCATCGTCAAGTCCCAGGCGGAGACCGGTGAAATCAAGGGCCACTACCTCAACTGCACCGCCGGCACCTGTGAGGAGATGATGGAGCGCGCCGAGTTCGCCAAGGAACTCAAGACGCCCATCATCATGCACGACTATCTGACCGGGGGGTTCACCGCCAACACGACCCTGGCCAAGTGGTGCCGCCGCAACGGCATTCTGCTGCACATCCACCGGGCGATGCACGCCGTCATCGACCGCCAGAAGAACCACGGCATCCACTTCCGGGTGCTCGCCAAGTGCCTGCGCCTGTCGGGCGGCGACCACATTCACACCGGCACGGTGGTGGGCAAGCTCGAAGGTGAGCGCGCCTCGACGATGGGCTTTGTCGATTTGCTGCGCGAGGAGCACGTCGAGCGCGATCTTTCGCGCGGCATCTACTTCACCCAGGACTGGGCCTCGATGCCGGGGGTGATGGCGGTCGCCTCGGGCGGCATCCACGTCTGGCACATGCCGGCCTTGCTCGACATCTTCGGCGACGACGCCGTGCTGCAGTTCGGCGGCGGCACCCTGGGTCACCCCTGGGGCAACGCGCCGGGGGCCACGGCCAACCGCGTCGCCCTCGAAGCCTGCGTCAAGGCCCGCAACGAAGGCCGTGACCTGATGCGCGAAGCGGGCGACATCATCCGCGAAGCGGCGCGCTGGAGCCCCGAGTTGGCGGCGGCCTGCGAGCTGTGGAAGGAAATCAAGTTCGAGTACGAGGCGGTCGACAAACTCTAG
- a CDS encoding ribulose bisphosphate carboxylase small subunit: MQTLPKKKFYETMSYLPPLTDAEIAKQIQYMLDKGYIPCVEFNETSEPTMVYWTMWKLPLFSVRSPQEVLSEVNACRSSYPGCFIRVIGFDNIRQCQTMSFIVYKP, from the coding sequence ATGCAAACGCTGCCCAAGAAGAAGTTCTACGAGACGATGTCCTATCTGCCGCCGCTCACCGACGCGGAGATAGCCAAGCAAATCCAGTACATGCTCGACAAAGGCTATATCCCCTGCGTCGAATTCAACGAGACCAGCGAGCCCACGATGGTCTACTGGACGATGTGGAAACTGCCGCTGTTTTCGGTACGCTCTCCCCAGGAAGTGCTCAGCGAAGTGAACGCCTGCCGCTCGTCCTACCCCGGCTGCTTTATCCGGGTGATCGGCTTCGACAATATCCGCCAGTGCCAGACGATGAGCTTCATCGTCTACAAGCCCTAG
- a CDS encoding ABC transporter ATP-binding protein: MEAAIGIEDLHKSYGSTKAVDGLSLTVAPGQIYGLLGPNGAGKTTTLRCLCTLERPDRGRLEVAGISVADDPRAVRQLLGYVAQEIALDKILTGRELLQLQADLYHLSPAAAREQIAQMLELLDLSERADERIKTYSGGLMKRLDLAAGLLHNPKVLVLDEPTVGLDIQSRLAVWNFLRELRRRGVTVLLISHYLEEIDMLAARVAIIDRGRLIAEGTPEELKQRVGGERVTLRIREFSPAAEAREAAALLGALPFVKEVIINEAQGNALYLVVAAADPLSTVPTLREELTRSGLPLFGVALARPSLDDVFLAATGQTLQDADLAAGSPGKKKRK, encoded by the coding sequence GTGGAAGCGGCAATCGGAATCGAAGATTTGCACAAGTCCTACGGCTCCACCAAGGCCGTGGACGGTTTGTCGCTGACGGTGGCTCCCGGTCAGATCTACGGCCTGTTGGGTCCGAACGGCGCGGGCAAGACCACGACGCTGCGCTGCCTGTGTACCCTGGAGCGCCCCGATCGGGGTCGGCTTGAGGTGGCGGGGATTTCGGTGGCGGACGATCCACGCGCTGTGCGCCAACTGTTGGGCTATGTCGCCCAGGAAATCGCCCTCGACAAGATCCTCACCGGCCGTGAGTTGTTGCAACTGCAGGCCGATCTTTATCATCTAAGCCCGGCGGCGGCCCGTGAGCAGATTGCTCAAATGCTCGAACTGTTGGATCTGAGCGAGCGGGCCGACGAGCGGATCAAGACTTACTCCGGCGGTTTGATGAAGCGGCTGGACTTGGCCGCCGGGTTGCTGCACAACCCGAAAGTGCTCGTCCTCGACGAGCCCACCGTGGGACTCGACATCCAGAGCCGCCTTGCGGTCTGGAATTTCCTGCGCGAGTTGCGCCGCCGGGGGGTGACGGTCCTGCTCATCAGCCATTACCTCGAAGAGATCGACATGCTCGCGGCCCGTGTGGCGATCATCGATCGCGGCCGGCTCATCGCCGAGGGTACCCCCGAGGAACTGAAGCAGCGGGTGGGAGGCGAGCGGGTCACCCTGCGCATCCGCGAATTTTCTCCGGCTGCGGAGGCTCGCGAGGCGGCGGCGCTCCTGGGTGCGCTCCCGTTTGTAAAGGAAGTTATCATTAACGAGGCCCAGGGCAACGCCCTCTACCTGGTGGTGGCCGCCGCCGATCCGCTCTCGACGGTGCCCACCCTGCGCGAGGAACTCACCCGCTCGGGGTTGCCGCTCTTCGGGGTTGCCCTCGCGCGTCCGAGCCTCGACGACGTTTTCCTCGCCGCCACCGGCCAAACGCTCCAGGACGCCGACCTGGCTGCCGGCAGCCCCGGCAAGAAAAAACGCAAGTGA
- the coxB gene encoding cytochrome c oxidase subunit II has protein sequence MIASVWAGQTVGWLMPVEASKEAGQIDGLFRFMLIIATGIFLGVQGVLLYSAFVFKRAKDDMGDGPNMHGNLRLEILWTAIPTALVLYLSIYSFEVFQLMGASSPMGGGAHHEDSGLPIRFQATNPDPAAPPPLIIAVEAVQYAWIFSYPGSETQVSELHLPIGRPVRMDMKSNDVIHAFWVPEFRLKQDVIPGRTTQVSFTPTKAGKYQLRCAELCGAYHGGMVVDVIVEDKKDVDAWLKSQASLGTSTRVAQLADPAAAYGATSGTTVLQSEQTRALVGHLRAQGQ, from the coding sequence GTGATTGCGAGCGTCTGGGCGGGGCAGACGGTGGGCTGGCTGATGCCGGTGGAAGCTTCTAAAGAAGCCGGGCAAATCGATGGTCTTTTCCGCTTTATGCTGATTATCGCCACCGGAATCTTTCTGGGCGTCCAGGGTGTGCTGCTGTACTCGGCCTTCGTCTTCAAGCGGGCCAAAGACGACATGGGCGACGGTCCCAATATGCACGGCAACCTGCGCCTGGAGATCCTCTGGACGGCGATTCCGACGGCGCTGGTGCTGTATCTGTCGATCTACAGCTTCGAGGTCTTTCAGCTGATGGGTGCCAGTTCGCCGATGGGCGGCGGCGCCCACCACGAAGACTCGGGGCTGCCGATTCGCTTTCAGGCGACCAACCCGGACCCGGCCGCCCCGCCGCCGCTGATCATCGCTGTTGAGGCGGTGCAGTATGCCTGGATCTTTAGCTACCCCGGCAGCGAGACACAAGTCTCCGAGTTGCACTTGCCCATCGGCCGGCCGGTCCGGATGGACATGAAGTCCAACGACGTCATTCACGCCTTCTGGGTCCCCGAATTTCGCCTCAAGCAGGATGTGATTCCCGGACGCACGACCCAGGTGAGCTTCACCCCGACCAAAGCCGGTAAGTACCAGCTGCGCTGCGCGGAGTTGTGCGGCGCCTACCACGGCGGCATGGTCGTCGATGTGATTGTCGAAGACAAAAAGGACGTCGATGCGTGGCTCAAAAGCCAGGCGTCGCTGGGGACGAGCACCCGGGTGGCGCAACTGGCCGATCCGGCCGCCGCCTACGGGGCGACGAGCGGCACGACCGTGCTGCAATCCGAACAAACCCGCGCCCTCGTCGGGCACCTGCGCGCACAAGGACAGTAA